A region from the Coffea eugenioides isolate CCC68of chromosome 9, Ceug_1.0, whole genome shotgun sequence genome encodes:
- the LOC113783701 gene encoding cytochrome P450 71A1-like, whose translation MESTWLLLALAWLVALVFLSKVSTHKRLKLNHPPGPKPWPIIGNLNLLGSNPHQSLHLLSQKYGEIMQLKFGSSPVVVASSPEMAKEFLQTHDNIFASRPTTAAAKYTSYNCSGMLWAPYGPHWRQVRKICLTQIFSPKRLDRYESMRIEERHAFMSRLYALSGKPVLLRDHLIRFTLSAACQMVLSNKYFAQSEGDGSVVTFEELQEMIDTWFLLGGVFNIGDWIPWLDRFDLQGCVKQMKELYKKFDRFHNHVLDDHRAKRKTEKDFIPKDMVDILLQYAEDPDLQVKLTGDQMKGLILDLLAGGTDTSASTVEWAMNELLKHPHLIEKATEELDRVIGRDKWVEEADFSKLPFLEAIIKETFRLHPIATLLPPHHAIEDGTVAGYHIPKGTVVFINTRSIGRNSKYWDSPEEFMPERYLEKDIDMKGQNFALLPFGSGRRRCPGDNLGLKLVRSTLANLLHGFNWKLPHGMKPEEICMEELYGFITHPRTPVAMIPEPRLPVNLY comes from the exons ATGGAAAGCACCTGGCTACTCCTAGCCTTGGCATGGCTTGTTGCAttggtttttctctcaaaaGTATCCACTCACAAACGCCTCAAGCTAAATCATCCACCAGGACCAAAACCATGGCCTATTATTGGCAACCTGAACCTCCTCGGTTCAAACCCACATCAATCCTTACACTTATTGTCCCAGAAATATGGAGAAATCATGCAACTAAAATTTGGTTCCAGCCCTGTTGTAGTAGCTTCATCCCCTGAAATGGCAAAAGAATTCTTGCAAACGCATGACAACATTTTCGCCTCTCGGCCTACAACTGCTGCTGCCAAATACACTAGCTACAACTGCTCCGGCATGTTATGGGCACCATATGGTCCACACTGGCGACAAGTTCGTAAAATTTGTCTAACCCAAATATTTAGTCCAAAACGACTTGACCGCTACGAGAGCATGCGCATTGAGGAAAGGCATGCTTTCATGTCTCGTTTGTATGCTCTCTCAGGAAAGCCAGTACTTTTGAGAGATCATCTAATCCGTTTTACACTCTCCGCTGCATGCCAAATGGTTTTGAGTAACAAGTACTTTGCCCAATCTGAAGGGGATGGATCTGTAGTTACCTTTGAAGAACTCCAAGAGATGATAGATACCTGGTTTTTGCTGGGTGGTGTGTTCAATATTGGGGATTGGATTCCGTGGCTCGACAGATTTGACCTTCAAGGTTGCgtaaagcaaatgaaagaacTTTACAAGAAATTTGATAGATTCCATAACCATGTGCTTGATGATCATCGGGCCAAGAGGAAAACGGAGAAAGATTTTATCCCTAAGGACATGGTGGACATTCTATTGCAATATGCTGAAGATCCTGATCTCCAGGTTAAACTCACCGGAGATCAGATGAAAGGGCTAATTCTG GACTTACTGGCTGGTGGTACCGATACCTCGGCGTCCACAGTAGAATGGGCAATGAATGAACTTCTCAAACATCCACATCTCATTGAAAAGGCAACCGAAGAGCTTGATAGAGTGATAGGGAGAGATAAGTGGGTGGAAGAGGCTGATTTCTCAAAGCTACCTTTTCTAGAGGCGATCATAAAGGAAACCTTTAGGTTACATCCAATAGCAACGCTGCTTCCACCCCACCATGCCATTGAGGATGGCACTGTAGCTGGTTATCACATTCCTAAAGGAACAGTGGTGTTTATAAACACACGGAGTATAGGGAGGAACTCAAAGTATTGGGATTCTCCTGAAGAGTTCATGCCAGAAAGGTATTTGGAGAAGGATATTGACATGAAGGGACAAAACTTTGCGTTATTGCCATTTGGCTCAGGTCGAAGGAGGTGCCCAGGCGATAACCTTGGACTCAAACTTGTTCGATCAACGTTGGCCAACTTGTTGCATGGATTCAACTGGAAATTGCCTCATGGCATGAAACCAGAAGAAATTTGCATGGAAGAACTCTACGGATTCATAACTCATCCAAGGACTCCAGTTGCTATGATCCCAGAACCACGTTTGCCGGTCAATCTCTACTAG